From the Vicia villosa cultivar HV-30 ecotype Madison, WI unplaced genomic scaffold, Vvil1.0 ctg.000756F_1_1, whole genome shotgun sequence genome, one window contains:
- the LOC131630980 gene encoding WAT1-related protein At5g47470-like → MVNSGIIEDVIIIGGLIGVQFVYAGNAMLMSYLMSLGLQSFTIVIFTAFATFILLLPFVLYFERSKWPKRISFKLFLKFLLLALGGVTLFQSLFLKGINLTSAAMGTAMPNLAPGFIFIIAWIFRLEKVDLNCTFSRVKIIGTLLCVLGAFTMSLMQSISTPIPMEKLKLQLTLPSPPIVMFDRDKIIGCLYLLVSILLLSSTVVLQAFTLGEFPAPMSLCAITSFLGGVITTAAQLIEYHEIKTGYPLVSVGDMIGYSVLSGAVTGICLSISAWALEKRGPVLVSMFSPVGTVCSVIFSIVTLGDSTVNIGSIAGMFLMFTGLYFVLWAKGKEDCIEIEFDAEKPLLS, encoded by the exons ATGGTGAATTCAGGGATAATTGAAGATGTGATTATAATTGGAGGGTTAATTGGTGTACAATTTGTTTATGCTGGAAATGCTATGCTCATGAGTTATCTTATGTCCTTGGGTCTTCAATCTTTTACCATTGTCATTTTCACTGCCTTTGCTACATTCATTCTTCTCCTTCCCTTTGTTCTTTATTTTGAAag GAGTAAATGGCCTAAGAGAATTAGTTTCAAGTTGTTTTTAAAGTTTCTTCTTCTTGCTCTTGGAGG TGTAACTTTGTTCCAATCTTTATTCCTTAAAGGAATCAATCTAACCTCAGCCGCAATGGGAACAGCCATGCCAAACCTTGCCCCAGGGTTTATCTTCATCATCGCATGGATTTTTCG GTTGGAAAAAGTAGACTTAAACTGCACATTTAGTAGAGTAAAAATAATTGGCACATTGCTCTGTGTCTTAGGAGCATTCACAATGAGCTTAATGCAAAGTATCTCAACTCCTATACCAATGGAAAAGTTAAAACTTCAATTAACTCTTCCATCACCACCAATTGTAATGTTTGACAGAGACAAGATCATTGGTTGCCTGTATCTCTTGGTTTCAATCCTCCTTCTCTCAAGCACAGTTGTCTTACAG GCATTTACGTTAGGAGAATTTCCCGCGCCAATGTCATTGTGTGCAATAACATCATTTTTGGGGGGTGTGATTACGACAGCAGCTCAATTAATTGAATATCATGAAATCAAAACCGGGTATCCATTAGTTAGTGTTGGTGACATGATTGGTTATTCTGTTCTG TCAGGTGCAGTAACTGGAATATGCTTAAGCATCAGTGCTTGGGCACTTGAGAAGAGAGGGCCAGTTTTGGTATCCATGTTCAGTCCTGTTGGCACTGTTTGCTCTGTCATTTTCTCTATTGTTACTTTAGGAGATAGTACCGTTAATATTGGAAG CATAGCAGGGATGTTCCTCATGTTCACTGGACTCTACTTTGTGCTTTGGGCCAAAGGGAAAGAGGATTGTATAGAGATTGAGTTTGATGCAGAGAAGCCTCtcttaagttga